A stretch of Myroides oncorhynchi DNA encodes these proteins:
- a CDS encoding DNA gyrase/topoisomerase IV subunit A: MSQDENLDQELNNINNEQPIEDHSDVQEEVTETITKVTGMYKDWFLDYASYVILERAVPAIEDGFKPVQRRIMHSMKELDDGRYNKVANIVGHTMQYHPHGDASIGDALVQLGQKDLLVDMQGNWGNILTGDGAAASRYIEARLSKFALEVLYSPKITNWQASYDGRKNEPINLPVKFPLLLAQGGEGIAVGLSTKILPHNFNELIDASIKILKGKPFTIYPDFPTQGIADVSNYNDGARGGRVRVRAKIAPLDKNTLVITEIPFSTTTTSLIESVLKANEKGKIKIKKIEDNTAAQVEILIHLPPGTSPDKTIDALYAFTACETSIAPLGCVIQNNRPLFTGVSEMLKNSTHQTVDLLKKELEIELNELEEKWHFLSLERIFIENRIYRAIEEEETWEGVLNAIDEGLKPFVVNLKRAITQDDIAKLTEIRIKRISRFDIDKANQNIEALEAEIEIVKYNLEHLIDFAIKYFTSLKEKYGKGRERLTELRSFDTIEATKVVLRNTKLYVNREEGFFGTGLRKDEYVCDCSDIDDVIVFLRDGSMMVSRVDEKKFVGKDIIHIAVWDKNDKRTIYNIIYRDGKSGSSFIKRFNVTGVTRDKMYPLTQDKPGSQILYFSANPNGEAEVVTILLRQLTNVKKLKFDLDFAELLIKGRVAKGNVVTKYAIKKIELKEKGISTLRPRKIWFDETVKRLNVDGRGELLGEFKPEDRLLIVNQSGKLKTIVPELTTHFEEDMIVLEKWKSNKPISALYFDGEKNRYYLKRFLIENENREEIFITEHANSKLEIVSTDFRPMFEVVFAKVKGVQKENLLIDVEQFITIKGIKALGNQVSLDKIRQVNILESLPYIEEEEEEEEEEEIIIGEAPETELDDDDQLTLLF, from the coding sequence ATGAGCCAAGACGAGAATTTAGATCAAGAGTTAAACAATATTAATAATGAACAGCCTATAGAGGATCACTCTGATGTTCAGGAAGAAGTAACTGAGACCATAACGAAGGTAACGGGTATGTACAAGGATTGGTTCCTTGATTATGCCTCTTATGTTATCTTAGAGCGTGCTGTACCTGCTATCGAAGATGGTTTTAAGCCTGTACAGAGACGTATTATGCACTCGATGAAAGAGTTGGATGATGGACGTTATAACAAGGTTGCTAATATCGTAGGGCACACGATGCAGTATCACCCACACGGGGATGCAAGTATTGGTGATGCCTTAGTTCAACTTGGACAAAAAGATCTATTGGTTGATATGCAGGGGAACTGGGGGAACATCCTAACAGGGGATGGTGCTGCAGCTTCTCGTTATATCGAGGCTCGTCTAAGCAAATTTGCTTTAGAGGTATTATATTCTCCTAAGATAACAAACTGGCAGGCTTCTTATGATGGTAGAAAGAATGAACCTATTAATCTACCTGTTAAATTCCCATTACTTTTAGCGCAAGGTGGTGAAGGTATCGCAGTAGGATTATCTACTAAAATACTTCCTCACAACTTTAATGAATTAATAGATGCATCTATTAAGATTTTAAAAGGTAAGCCTTTTACAATATATCCTGATTTTCCTACTCAAGGGATAGCAGATGTATCTAATTATAATGATGGAGCTCGTGGAGGACGTGTACGCGTTAGAGCTAAAATAGCTCCGTTAGACAAGAATACTTTAGTAATCACTGAAATACCTTTTTCTACCACTACTACTAGTTTGATAGAAAGTGTGCTTAAAGCAAACGAGAAAGGAAAGATCAAGATTAAAAAAATAGAGGATAACACTGCTGCCCAGGTAGAGATATTAATTCATCTACCTCCAGGCACTTCTCCTGATAAGACAATAGATGCATTATATGCTTTTACAGCGTGTGAGACGTCTATAGCACCATTAGGATGTGTTATTCAGAATAATAGACCTTTATTTACAGGTGTATCAGAAATGCTCAAGAACTCTACTCATCAAACAGTAGATTTATTGAAGAAAGAACTTGAGATAGAATTAAATGAACTAGAAGAGAAATGGCACTTCTTATCACTTGAGCGTATTTTTATTGAGAATCGTATTTACCGCGCGATTGAGGAAGAAGAAACTTGGGAAGGAGTATTAAATGCTATTGATGAAGGGCTTAAGCCTTTTGTAGTTAATCTAAAAAGAGCTATTACTCAAGATGATATTGCTAAATTAACAGAGATACGTATTAAGCGTATTTCTCGTTTTGATATTGATAAAGCTAATCAGAACATTGAAGCTTTAGAAGCAGAGATAGAAATAGTAAAATACAACTTAGAACACTTAATAGACTTTGCTATAAAATATTTTACTTCTCTTAAAGAGAAATATGGTAAAGGTAGAGAACGTCTTACTGAGTTAAGAAGTTTTGATACCATAGAAGCGACTAAGGTAGTTCTTAGAAATACTAAACTTTATGTAAATAGAGAAGAAGGTTTCTTTGGGACTGGTCTTCGAAAAGATGAATATGTATGTGACTGTTCTGATATAGATGATGTTATCGTATTCTTAAGAGATGGCTCTATGATGGTATCTCGTGTAGATGAGAAGAAATTCGTGGGAAAAGATATCATACACATTGCTGTTTGGGATAAAAATGACAAGCGAACTATCTATAATATTATTTATAGAGATGGCAAGTCTGGATCATCATTTATCAAGCGATTTAATGTAACAGGGGTAACTCGTGATAAAATGTACCCTTTAACGCAAGACAAACCTGGTTCACAAATCTTATACTTTTCAGCAAATCCTAATGGTGAAGCTGAAGTCGTTACTATCTTGTTAAGACAGTTGACTAACGTTAAGAAACTGAAGTTTGACTTAGACTTTGCAGAACTATTAATTAAAGGTAGAGTAGCTAAAGGAAATGTGGTTACTAAGTATGCTATCAAAAAGATAGAATTAAAAGAGAAAGGTATCTCTACTTTACGCCCACGTAAGATTTGGTTTGATGAGACAGTTAAACGTCTTAATGTAGATGGTAGAGGAGAGTTATTAGGTGAGTTTAAACCGGAAGATCGCTTGTTGATTGTTAATCAAAGTGGTAAACTTAAGACTATTGTTCCTGAGCTAACTACGCACTTTGAGGAAGATATGATCGTATTAGAGAAGTGGAAGAGTAATAAGCCGATTTCTGCCTTATACTTTGATGGAGAGAAAAATCGCTATTATTTAAAACGCTTCCTTATTGAAAATGAAAACCGCGAAGAAATATTCATCACTGAGCATGCTAATTCTAAATTAGAAATAGTATCTACAGATTTCAGACCTATGTTTGAGGTTGTGTTTGCTAAAGTAAAAGGCGTTCAAAAGGAAAACTTACTGATTGATGTAGAGCAGTTTATAACTATTAAGGGAATTAAAGCTTTAGGGAATCAAGTATCTTTAGATAAGATACGTCAGGTGAATATATTAGAATCATTGCCTTATATAGAGGAGGAAGAGGAAGAAGAAGAAGAGGAGGAAATCATTATAGGAGAAGCACCTGAAACAGAATTAGACGACGATGATCAACTAACATTACTATTTTAG
- a CDS encoding phospholipase A — translation MKYSYLVIALLIGNQLFAQEVEDNLFDQKREIKGLSDRWDLNPENKGKTFTITPYKPIYLMPARWSSHPNEQPNSLNDLNNATESIDYDNVELRFQISFKTKMASGVFWGKGDIWVAFTQTANWQAYNEKESRPFRELNYEPEVIFNYPLDYSINNFKFTMAGIGFNHQSNGKSLPYSRSWNRITMHLGMEYKNWTFLVRPWVRLSEDAKSDDNPRIEDYVGRGELVVGYQPKNGQLFTLMVRNNLRFNDNYRGFLEFTWAYPIKNNLKAFLVVNNGYGETMIDYNWKQTNIGIGISLMEWL, via the coding sequence ATGAAGTACAGTTATCTTGTAATAGCTTTATTAATAGGAAATCAACTCTTTGCCCAAGAAGTAGAAGACAATCTATTTGATCAAAAAAGAGAGATAAAAGGGCTTAGTGATAGATGGGATTTGAATCCAGAGAATAAAGGTAAAACGTTTACTATTACTCCTTATAAGCCTATATATTTAATGCCAGCACGTTGGTCAAGTCATCCAAATGAGCAGCCCAATAGCTTAAATGATTTAAATAATGCTACTGAATCTATAGATTATGATAATGTAGAATTGCGTTTTCAGATAAGCTTCAAGACTAAGATGGCATCAGGAGTATTCTGGGGAAAAGGAGATATATGGGTCGCTTTTACTCAGACTGCAAATTGGCAAGCTTATAATGAAAAGGAGTCAAGACCTTTTAGAGAGTTAAACTATGAGCCAGAGGTGATCTTTAACTATCCTCTTGATTATTCGATTAATAACTTTAAGTTCACTATGGCTGGAATAGGTTTTAATCACCAGTCTAATGGAAAGAGTCTACCATATTCTAGGAGTTGGAATAGAATAACAATGCACTTGGGAATGGAATATAAGAACTGGACATTTTTAGTAAGACCTTGGGTTAGATTATCTGAGGATGCTAAATCTGATGATAATCCAAGAATAGAGGACTATGTCGGAAGAGGCGAACTAGTAGTGGGTTACCAACCTAAAAATGGGCAACTCTTTACACTAATGGTTCGAAATAATTTGAGATTTAATGATAATTACAGAGGTTTCTTAGAATTTACTTGGGCATATCCAATCAAGAACAACTTAAAAGCTTTTCTTGTTGTTAATAATGGATATGGAGAGACAATGATAGATTATAATTGGAAACAAACTAATATAGGAATAGGTATTTCACTAATGGAATGGTTATAA
- a CDS encoding EamA/RhaT family transporter: protein MLYLLLSILSSISVGVFLKILKKGNIDIFQIIILNYIATVLLSYFIFEPNIQFISNFPIPLVLGLGILLPLIFVMQYLSIRYTGIIKTDIAQRMSLFIPILASIFIFKEDISNLKYLALLIGFLSIGLILKKKDNNEVKNKYSFLYLILVFFGFGIIDICFKQVALYSTIPYTTTLFYVFGVSLMLSFVFYWIYMIYKKQKLNISRQTIIYGGVIGILNFMNIYFYLNAHKAFSSNPTVVFAGMNYGVIFLGTLIGYFYFKEKLSKVNIAGLGLAVLSIGLLIYSQLNE from the coding sequence ATGTTATACCTACTTCTTAGTATACTCAGCAGTATATCTGTTGGTGTTTTTTTAAAAATTCTTAAAAAAGGAAATATAGATATCTTTCAGATTATTATCCTTAATTATATAGCTACAGTCTTGCTGTCATATTTTATATTTGAACCAAATATTCAATTTATAAGTAATTTTCCCATTCCACTAGTGTTAGGTTTAGGTATTTTACTCCCTTTGATATTTGTAATGCAATATTTGAGTATTAGATATACTGGAATTATAAAAACTGATATTGCACAACGAATGTCTCTTTTTATTCCAATATTAGCTTCTATATTTATCTTTAAGGAAGACATTTCTAATCTGAAGTATTTAGCATTATTAATAGGGTTCTTGTCTATAGGCTTAATTCTAAAAAAGAAAGATAATAATGAAGTAAAGAATAAATACAGTTTTCTATATTTAATACTAGTTTTCTTTGGTTTTGGAATAATAGATATTTGCTTTAAACAAGTTGCTCTATATAGTACTATCCCCTACACTACTACTCTATTTTATGTATTCGGAGTGTCCTTAATGCTTTCTTTTGTATTCTATTGGATCTATATGATCTACAAGAAGCAGAAACTAAACATAAGCAGACAGACGATAATATATGGAGGTGTAATAGGTATACTAAACTTTATGAATATATACTTCTATCTGAATGCTCATAAGGCTTTCTCTAGTAATCCTACTGTTGTGTTTGCAGGGATGAATTATGGTGTTATATTCTTGGGAACCTTAATAGGATACTTCTATTTTAAAGAGAAACTAAGTAAGGTAAATATCGCAGGCTTAGGTCTAGCTGTACTCTCTATAGGACTACTCATTTACAGTCAATTAAATGAATAA
- a CDS encoding helix-turn-helix domain-containing protein, protein MKKIPRYNSCDLLDQNNVLKDCVIFDLHRIIQMRNNVVSVAHHHAFYQILLITGGSGIHYIDNELHSVNKGDIFFLSPEQVHRWDFNETTQGFILNFTTDFFSPFLLKTDFIQSLPFFSYNTEYNKLNVFQQFSIVANIFDKITFELQIKDNCDYNLIRIYILELLLHLKKQINHENNFSYNQLQPANLVKQYEHLVEKNFYELRFPKEYAQLLYVTPNYLNAICQKIKGQSAGEVIRSRILLESKRLLVNTNLSAAEIAYKLSFKDNSYFSRFFKKYVGVSPDEYRKS, encoded by the coding sequence ATGAAAAAGATTCCAAGGTATAATAGTTGTGACCTTTTAGATCAGAATAATGTTCTAAAGGACTGTGTTATTTTCGACTTACACAGAATAATTCAAATGCGAAATAATGTTGTTTCGGTTGCTCATCATCATGCATTTTATCAAATTCTTTTAATTACAGGTGGTTCTGGTATACATTACATTGATAATGAATTACACTCTGTGAATAAAGGAGATATTTTCTTTTTATCACCAGAACAAGTACATAGATGGGATTTTAATGAAACTACACAAGGTTTTATCTTAAACTTTACTACTGATTTCTTTTCTCCTTTTCTTCTAAAAACTGATTTTATTCAGTCTTTACCTTTTTTTAGTTATAATACAGAATATAATAAACTCAATGTTTTCCAACAATTCTCTATTGTAGCTAATATTTTTGATAAAATAACATTTGAGCTTCAAATCAAAGATAATTGTGATTACAATCTGATTAGAATTTATATACTAGAGCTTTTACTACATCTTAAGAAACAAATTAATCATGAAAATAATTTTTCTTATAATCAATTGCAACCCGCTAATTTAGTTAAGCAATATGAGCATTTGGTTGAAAAGAATTTCTATGAATTGAGATTTCCCAAAGAATATGCTCAGCTTCTTTATGTAACACCAAATTATCTAAATGCTATTTGTCAAAAAATCAAAGGACAATCTGCAGGAGAAGTTATTAGAAGTCGAATCTTATTAGAAAGTAAAAGATTACTAGTCAATACTAATCTTTCTGCAGCTGAAATAGCTTATAAATTAAGTTTTAAAGACAATTCTTATTTTTCTAGATTTTTTAAGAAGTATGTGGGAGTTTCTCCTGATGAATATAGAAAGTCTTAG
- a CDS encoding o-succinylbenzoate synthase, whose translation MKASYKKHNLIFERPSSTSRGVLTEKETWYITLEDNNKKGIGECGILRSLSFDDRPNYEEKLKWVVDNIHLGQDFLWESLREWPSIQFGLEQAFLSLESEDPFILFPSPFTEGQDSIAINGLVWMGEESFMKEQIDDKLKEGFTCVKLKIGAIDFERELGLLRYIRQHYSAKDIELRVDANGGFGPEEANDKLEILSHLDLHSIEQPIKQHQINAMTALCENTPLPIALDEELIGILSIEDKRELLDKIKPQYIILKPSLIGGVKGSLEWISLAEERNIGWWITSALESNIGLNAIAQWTYTLNNTMPQGLGTGALYTNNVTSPLEVKNGALWYNSTLKWDNII comes from the coding sequence ATGAAAGCAAGTTATAAAAAACATAATCTGATATTCGAAAGACCTTCAAGTACTTCTAGAGGAGTGCTTACTGAAAAAGAAACTTGGTATATCACTTTAGAAGATAATAATAAAAAAGGAATAGGAGAGTGCGGTATACTGCGCTCTCTTAGTTTTGATGATAGACCTAATTATGAAGAAAAATTAAAGTGGGTAGTTGATAATATTCACTTGGGTCAAGATTTTCTTTGGGAAAGTTTGAGAGAATGGCCTTCTATACAGTTTGGTTTAGAACAGGCATTCTTATCATTAGAAAGTGAAGATCCCTTTATTTTATTTCCTTCACCATTTACAGAAGGACAAGATTCTATTGCTATCAATGGATTAGTCTGGATGGGAGAAGAATCTTTTATGAAGGAGCAAATCGATGACAAGCTCAAAGAAGGGTTTACTTGTGTTAAGCTTAAGATTGGAGCCATTGATTTTGAAAGAGAATTAGGGTTATTAAGGTATATCAGACAGCACTATTCTGCTAAAGATATAGAACTTAGAGTAGATGCTAATGGAGGGTTTGGTCCTGAAGAAGCTAATGATAAATTAGAAATACTTAGTCACCTAGATCTTCACAGTATAGAACAACCTATTAAACAACACCAAATCAATGCTATGACTGCATTATGTGAGAATACACCATTGCCTATTGCATTAGATGAAGAATTAATAGGAATACTCTCTATAGAAGACAAAAGAGAGCTACTAGATAAGATAAAGCCACAGTATATTATACTAAAACCTAGTTTAATAGGTGGGGTTAAAGGAAGCTTAGAATGGATCTCTTTAGCAGAAGAAAGAAATATAGGCTGGTGGATAACCTCTGCTTTAGAGAGTAATATTGGTTTAAATGCAATCGCACAATGGACCTATACATTAAATAATACGATGCCTCAAGGTTTAGGTACTGGTGCTTTGTATACTAATAATGTAACTAGCCCTTTGGAGGTTAAAAATGGAGCATTATGGTATAACTCTACTTTAAAATGGGATAATATTATCTAA
- a CDS encoding metal-dependent hydrolase — MKITYYGHACLGIQVEDINIIVDPFISGNPLSAAKSIDVDAIKVDYILITHAHGDHIADVERIAKNNPDAIIVSNAEIAGHYEAKGFNAHPMNHGGSWTFDFGKLKYTPAIHSSSFPDGSYGGQPGGFVIESKNKNIYIAGDTSLTMDMKLIPMFTNLDLAVLPIGSNFTMDVNEAVVASDFVKCDKVLGYHFDTFGYIEIDHEEAKRKFFEKGKDLMLLNIGESLTL, encoded by the coding sequence ATGAAAATCACATATTACGGACATGCCTGTTTAGGTATTCAAGTGGAAGATATTAATATTATAGTAGATCCCTTTATCTCAGGTAATCCTTTATCAGCAGCCAAATCCATAGATGTAGATGCTATAAAAGTAGATTATATATTAATAACTCATGCGCATGGTGATCATATCGCTGATGTAGAGCGTATCGCTAAGAATAACCCTGATGCTATAATCGTATCTAATGCAGAGATAGCAGGGCACTATGAGGCAAAAGGATTTAATGCACACCCTATGAACCATGGGGGATCATGGACTTTTGATTTTGGTAAATTAAAGTATACTCCAGCTATTCACTCAAGTTCTTTTCCTGATGGAAGTTATGGAGGACAACCAGGAGGATTTGTTATTGAAAGTAAAAATAAGAATATCTATATCGCAGGTGATACTTCTCTAACGATGGATATGAAGTTAATTCCAATGTTTACAAATCTTGATTTAGCTGTTTTACCTATCGGAAGTAACTTCACTATGGATGTAAATGAAGCTGTTGTTGCTTCTGATTTTGTTAAATGTGATAAAGTATTAGGATATCACTTTGATACATTTGGATATATAGAAATAGACCATGAAGAAGCAAAGCGCAAATTCTTTGAGAAAGGAAAAGATTTAATGCTATTAAATATAGGTGAGAGTTTAACGCTATAA
- the menA gene encoding 1,4-dihydroxy-2-naphthoate octaprenyltransferase, with the protein MIKFKAWVSAARLRTLPLSVSGIIIGSACAYPFFSANASFLSIFLFAILTTLLLQVLSNFANDYGDGVKGTDNETRIGPQRALQSGLISAKEMKKGVIVTSLLSLIAALILIYISFGRDNFFTSLFFFVLGISCVAAAIKYTVGSGAYGYKGLGDLFVFIFFGLVSVIGSFYLYGQVLDYWVILPAIAVGNLSIAVLNINNMRDLNSDKLVGKNTLAVKLGREGAKQYHYFIVLFALVAFIIYGIHADLSIYKYFFIIAYIPLLKHLVFVKKNTEPRELDSQMKIVALSTFLLSLLFSIALVL; encoded by the coding sequence ATGATAAAATTTAAAGCTTGGGTAAGTGCAGCTAGACTGCGTACATTACCACTTTCAGTTTCAGGAATTATAATAGGAAGTGCCTGTGCATATCCATTCTTTTCGGCTAATGCCTCTTTCTTGAGCATATTCTTGTTCGCTATATTAACTACACTGTTGTTACAAGTTCTATCTAACTTTGCTAATGATTATGGAGATGGAGTAAAAGGAACAGATAACGAAACTCGTATAGGTCCTCAACGAGCTTTGCAGAGTGGATTAATCTCAGCCAAAGAAATGAAGAAAGGTGTTATCGTTACTTCATTACTCTCATTAATTGCTGCGTTAATCCTAATCTATATCTCTTTTGGGAGAGATAACTTCTTTACTTCACTATTTTTCTTCGTTTTAGGAATATCGTGTGTGGCAGCTGCTATTAAATATACAGTTGGTTCTGGCGCTTATGGATACAAGGGATTAGGAGATTTGTTTGTTTTTATTTTCTTTGGATTAGTTAGTGTTATTGGGAGTTTCTACTTATATGGCCAAGTATTAGATTATTGGGTTATCTTACCAGCCATCGCAGTTGGTAATTTAAGTATTGCGGTATTGAACATCAATAATATGCGTGACTTAAATTCTGATAAACTAGTAGGAAAGAACACCTTAGCTGTTAAACTAGGGAGAGAAGGCGCAAAACAATATCATTACTTTATCGTTCTATTTGCTCTTGTAGCATTTATAATATATGGAATACACGCAGATCTATCTATTTATAAATACTTCTTTATCATTGCGTATATTCCTTTATTAAAGCATTTAGTATTCGTAAAGAAAAATACAGAACCAAGAGAATTAGATTCACAAATGAAGATAGTAGCCTTAAGTACATTTTTGCTTTCTCTATTATTTTCAATAGCTTTAGTACTTTAA
- a CDS encoding DUF2846 domain-containing protein — protein MMARIILRRKKAFVERFRNYTIYLDGEKLGSIANGVEMDFEIPEGKHILSTKIDWNTSNAIIFEIAENQTLTFSVKGANPLYALYYTFAKPHKYLKLKLIG, from the coding sequence ATGATGGCAAGAATAATCTTAAGAAGAAAGAAAGCTTTCGTAGAAAGATTTAGAAACTATACTATATATTTAGATGGGGAAAAGCTAGGGTCTATCGCTAATGGGGTAGAAATGGATTTCGAAATACCTGAAGGAAAACATATTTTAAGTACTAAAATAGATTGGAACACTTCGAATGCGATTATCTTTGAAATTGCAGAAAACCAAACATTAACTTTCTCTGTCAAGGGAGCTAATCCTTTATATGCCCTATACTATACATTCGCTAAACCTCATAAGTACTTAAAGCTTAAACTTATCGGATAA
- a CDS encoding 1,4-dihydroxy-2-naphthoyl-CoA synthase: MSKIQWETAIEFEDITYKKCNGVARIAFNRPEVRNAFRPKTTSELYRAFYDAQEDTSIGVVLLSAEGPSPKDGIYSFCSGGDQKARGHQGYVGDDGMHRLNILEVQRLIRFMPKVVIAVVPGWAVGGGHSLHVVCDMTLASKEHAIFKQTDADVTSFDGGYGSAYLAKMVGQKKAREIFFLGRNYSAQEAFEMGMVNAVIPHAELEDTAYEWAQEVLAKSPMSIKMLKFAMNLTDDGMVGQQVFAGEATRLAYMTEEAVEGRNAFLEKRKPNFTKKWLP, encoded by the coding sequence ATGAGTAAGATTCAATGGGAAACAGCTATCGAGTTTGAGGACATTACCTATAAAAAGTGTAATGGAGTTGCTCGTATTGCCTTTAATAGACCAGAGGTTCGCAATGCTTTTAGACCTAAAACAACTAGTGAACTATATCGTGCTTTTTATGATGCACAAGAAGATACATCTATCGGTGTAGTATTATTATCTGCAGAAGGTCCATCGCCTAAAGATGGTATCTACTCTTTCTGTAGTGGAGGAGACCAGAAGGCTAGGGGACATCAAGGGTATGTAGGAGATGATGGTATGCATCGTCTTAATATCTTAGAGGTACAACGTCTAATCAGATTTATGCCTAAAGTAGTGATCGCTGTAGTACCAGGATGGGCTGTAGGTGGAGGACATAGTCTTCACGTAGTATGTGATATGACTTTGGCAAGTAAAGAACATGCTATCTTTAAACAAACAGATGCTGATGTAACTAGTTTTGATGGAGGATATGGTTCTGCTTACTTAGCTAAAATGGTAGGGCAAAAGAAAGCAAGAGAAATCTTTTTCTTAGGTAGAAATTATTCTGCTCAAGAAGCTTTCGAGATGGGAATGGTAAATGCTGTGATCCCTCATGCTGAACTAGAAGATACTGCTTATGAATGGGCTCAAGAAGTATTAGCTAAATCTCCTATGTCTATCAAGATGCTTAAATTCGCAATGAACTTAACAGATGATGGAATGGTAGGACAACAAGTGTTCGCTGGTGAAGCTACACGTCTAGCTTATATGACTGAAGAAGCTGTAGAAGGGAGAAATGCTTTCTTAGAAAAAAGAAAACCAAACTTCACTAAAAAGTGGCTTCCATAG
- a CDS encoding C1 family peptidase has protein sequence MKKTLLSLSILFVGLSSYAQEYDFHTIIDLDATPVISQGKTGTCWSFSTSSFLESEIMRKTNKHIDLSEMYTVRNIYPEKIENYILRQGKTQFGQGGLAHDVINSIRTYGVVPIEAYSGLVGKESFDHSELFKVLKGIIDAYAKSDSPISYNWKEITEVVLDKYIGKNIKEFTYEGKKYTPESFLKFTTINPDDYITITSFNNKTNYSSFILNIPDNFSNGSMYNLPLEEYIKNIDYALDMGYTLSLDCDVSEKSFSGKHGIAFIAENEKDNVKGLTEIIKEKDITSEYRLQEFYNFNTQDDHLMHIVGKVKDQNGNIYYKVKNSWGANSDRVGNDGYIYMSIPYIKLKSISVLLHKDGLQKITKDKLGLK, from the coding sequence ATGAAAAAAACGCTTTTATCACTTAGTATCCTTTTTGTAGGATTAAGCTCTTATGCTCAAGAGTATGATTTTCACACCATTATAGACCTTGATGCTACCCCAGTAATAAGTCAAGGAAAAACAGGGACTTGTTGGAGTTTTAGTACATCTTCATTCTTAGAATCGGAGATTATGAGAAAAACAAATAAGCACATAGATCTATCAGAGATGTACACTGTACGCAATATCTATCCAGAGAAGATAGAAAACTACATTCTTAGACAAGGCAAAACACAGTTTGGACAAGGAGGTTTAGCACATGATGTTATTAATAGTATCCGTACTTATGGCGTAGTGCCTATAGAGGCTTATTCTGGATTAGTTGGGAAAGAGTCTTTTGATCACAGTGAACTGTTTAAAGTTTTAAAAGGCATTATAGATGCCTATGCTAAGAGTGATTCTCCTATTTCTTATAACTGGAAGGAGATTACTGAAGTCGTATTAGATAAATATATTGGGAAGAACATTAAGGAATTTACCTACGAAGGGAAAAAGTATACTCCTGAAAGTTTTCTGAAATTTACTACAATAAACCCAGACGACTACATCACTATCACCTCTTTTAACAATAAAACAAACTACTCTTCGTTTATATTAAATATTCCTGACAATTTCTCTAACGGAAGCATGTATAATTTGCCATTAGAAGAATATATTAAGAATATAGATTATGCCCTTGATATGGGATACACTTTATCACTAGACTGTGATGTATCAGAAAAATCATTCTCAGGAAAACATGGAATAGCATTTATTGCTGAGAATGAAAAAGATAATGTAAAAGGATTAACAGAAATTATAAAAGAGAAGGATATTACTTCTGAGTATAGACTTCAAGAGTTTTATAACTTCAATACACAAGATGACCATTTAATGCATATTGTAGGAAAAGTCAAGGATCAAAATGGCAATATTTACTATAAAGTAAAAAATTCATGGGGTGCAAATAGTGATCGTGTTGGAAATGATGGTTATATTTACATGAGCATTCCTTATATTAAATTGAAGTCAATATCTGTGCTTCTACACAAAGATGGACTACAAAAAATTACAAAGGATAAATTAGGA